From Ktedonobacteraceae bacterium:
TCTTACGCGGCCTCGTCGCCCAGGGCAAGACCATCATCTTCATTACCCACAAACTGCGCGAGGTGCTGGAACTCACCGACCGCGTTACCGTGCTGCGCCGCGGCAAAAACGCGGGCGAACTCATCACCCGCGAAACCAACCAGGCCGAAATCGCCCGCCTGATGGTCGGGCGCGAGGTATTGCTGCGCGTCAATAAAACCCCCGCTCACCCCGGCCCGGTCGTCCTGCACGTAGAAGATGTACACGCGCAGGACGACCGCGGCCTGGAGATTCTGCATGGCGTTAGCTTCGACGTGCGGGCCGGTGAAATTCTCGGCATCGCCGGGGTCGAAGGCAACGGCCAGTCCGAACTCGTTGAAGCTCTTACCGGCATGCGCAAGATCACTAGTGGCAAGATCACGCTCACCGAGGTCGAAGATGGGCAGGCCGTCAGGACATATGATGTGACGACAATGGATGCGAAAGCGGAACGCCGCGCAGGTCTGGCGCATATTCCCGAAGATCGTCGCGGCAGCGGGCTGGTGCTGACCGATTCCATCGCCGATAATATGATCCTGGGACGCGCGAACTGGCCGCAGTTCACCTGGCGTGGCTTCGTGCTTCTCTTGAAGCGTATTCTTAACTGGGCCAGAAAATTGATCCTTGAATTCGATATTCGTACCTCTTCTGCCGAGGCCCCGGCGCGCTCGCTCTCCGGCGGCAACCAGCAAAAGATCATCATCGCGCGCGAATTTTCCGCCAATCCCATGGCCCTCATTGCCGCGCAGCCGACACGCGGCGTCGACATCGGCGCCATCGAATTCATCCATCGCCGCATCATCGAGCAGCGCGACGCCGGGAAAGCCGTCTTGCTCGTCTCCGCCGAACTGGATGAAATCCGCTCGCTTTCCGACCGCATCGCCGTCATGTACGAGGGCAAAATCGTTGACATCGTCTCGCCCGATGCGACAGAGGAGCAGTTGGGCATTCTCATGACCGGGGGACATCTTTAGGGGAGAGGACAGGGACAAGCCACTATTCCTACGGAACTGTTTCAGCGATACAAAAAATATCCCACCACTCCTGCCAGTCCCAGGATCAGCAGGATATTGACCTTGCGACTCAGCGCCAGCCCGAAGGCGCCCGCTGCAATCAGCAGCCCTTTCCAATCCACACCGGGCTGGCGCAGAATCGTCCACACCACGGCGAGCAGCAGGCCGACAACCGCCAGCGAGATACCATGCATCGCACCCTGCACCCAGGTTCTATGTTCGATACGCCTGTAACCGGCAGAGATGAGCAGCACCAGCAGCGCGGGAATCGTAATCGCAATCAAGGCCAGCAGCGCCCCCAGATAGCCATAGGTCAGATATCCCAGGCTAATCACCCACAAACCATTCGGACCGGGACTGATCTGGCCGATAGCAATCGATTGCCCAAAATCCGCCTCCGTTGCCCAGCCATTCGCCAGCAAATCCTGGTGCAAACTCGGCAAATTGCTAAATCCCCCACTCGAAAAAAGCGATGCCTTCAAGAACAGCAGGAAGTAAATGAGGGGATTAATCATGCGGCTGCTCCTCCTGCCCTTCCTTCAGTAAAGGCGCAGGACGTGGTGAAAAGAGCAGCGCGCCAAGGAATACTGTCCCAATGATGACAATCACAACCGAGAGTTTTAAGAAGATGACCGCTGCCGCGCAGGCAAGCATGAGAATGCCGCTGCCCAGCAAATAGATCATCCCTTCTTTATAGCCCTTGCGGATCAAAGGCAGCGCGAAATTCAGCCCAACCAGCAGCATGACCCCGCCGGTAGCCGGAACTACTCCCCTCAACACTGCCTGCACTGCCGCGATGTGTTCTATTTGCTGGAAAAGCGCTGCCAGCAAGCAGGTAATCGCCGCGCTTGGCAGCAGTAATCCGGCCAGAGATGCGAGAATGCCGCGTGTTCCTCCCAATTTTCTGCCCAGCAGCACTGTCAGCGCCAGCAGATTAATACCGGGAGTCAGCAGGCATAAATTCCACAGGTGCAAAAACTCTTCCATCGTGAGCCATTTATGCCGCTCAATAAAAGTACGCTGGATCAAGAAGGTAGTTGATGCCCCACCACCAAAAGACTGCAACCCGATGCCCACCCAGATACGAAAAAGCTGCCATATCGTAGGTCTGGGGTCCTGTAATTCCATGAAAGAGACTCCTTTAATTGATATACCTGGAAGTATATGATAGGGCAGAATCCCCAGATTAACAATGACCTGTTGCCCCTACGTCCCCAACCACTCCAGCCAGGTTGCATGTCCATTGCAGTAAGCAAGCAGCCGCTCGATTTTCGCTCCATTCTCGTATGCCAGCAGCCTCAATCGCGGACCTTCAGTGCTGATGGCGTCGATAGAAACGCAATAAAGGTCGCGTTTCCTGCCATAGGCGTCCATGAGCGCGGCAAATCGTTCGCGGGCTTCACGCGCGAACTGGTTGATCACGAACGTGTGGTAGAGGCATAGCACAGGCTCTTCAGGCACCTCTTGCATATGTCAGCATCTCCGTATCATTGGAGATAGCCGCGCATAATCGTTCATAGAGCGGCGAAATGCCTGGTAATTCACGCGTGGCAAAGTATTTGAAGTGCCACGCAAGCCTCTCAGGTAAGAGTTGTTGTGATGCGGTCATAGCTGATCCTTGCGGAAAAAATATACAGGTAACAAGACGAATGCAGACACATTTCCCGCGCGGCGCGGGAAATGTATCTGCATTCGTCTTGTTATTGCTTTCATCGCTGCTCAATTGGCACGAACCGCAAATTCATTGGCCCCACATACTCGGATTCTGGGCGGATCAGGCGATTGTTGCCAACCTGCTCCAGGATATGGGCGGTCCAACCTGCCACCCGGCTCGCGGCGAACGTCGGCGTGAACATATCGCCCGGCAAGCCAACCGAGGCCAGCAGCACAGCGGAATAATACTCGACATTGGTATAGAGACGCCGGCCTGGCTTCTGCTCGTGCAACAACGCCAGCGCCAGTTCTTCGACGTGCCGTGCCAGCGCGAACTCCTGTGGATCGGCCAGACGTGCCAGCTCGCGTAATTCTTCTGCTCGCGGGTCCTCCGTTTTATAGATTCGATGACCAAAGCCCATCAGGCGCTCACCGCGTGCCAGCGCGTTTTTCAGCCACTCTTCAGCCTGCTCCCGCGTCCCAATCGCCTGAAGCATATCGCGCACCTTCGAAGGCGCGCCACCATGCAATGGTCCTTTCAGCGCTCCAATTGCCGCCACAATTGCTGAAACAATATCCGAACCCGTACTCGCTACAATGCGTGCCGTGAAGGTCGAAGCATTCATACCGTGATCGGCCAGCAGGACCAGGTAGGCATCCAGCGCCTTCACATGCTCTTCCTTTGGCACCTGCCCGGTCAGCAGGTAGAGGTAGTTCGCGGCATAGCCAAGCTCTGGGTGCGATTCCAGTGGTTCCAGTCCATTGCGCAGGCGATGGAAAGCGGCCAGGAAGACCGGAAAGCGAGCAGTCAGCGCGATTGCCTGTTCAAGCGACGGCTGGCCATGAATCGTGGCCGCGCCCCACGCCGAGACTGCTGTGCGCAGCGCGTCCATCGGTTCGGTTGTCGCCGGCAAATTTCTCAACACCTGCAAAACGTCTGCTGGCATGCTGCGTTCCGCCAGTAAGCGCACTTTCAAATCCACCAGCTGCGTCCTGTTTGGCAGTTGTCCAAACCACAGCAGGTAAGCGATTTCCTCAAACGAGGTAGTGCGGGCGAGATCATGGATGTTGTATCCACGATAAATCAGCCGTCCCTCCGTTCCCTCCACCTTGCTCAACGCCGTTGTTGCCGCGACCACCCCCTCTAAACCACCTCGATTTTGCCTCGGTTCTTGAATCGCTGTCGATGTCTCCGCTGTCATTTTAGTTTGCTCCTTTGCTTTTGCGGAAAACCAACGGTTTACATTTAACTCGCTGTACTTAGGTATTACCATGAATTTCTATGAAAGTCAATGGTTATTGATGATAATCGATAATACTTGATTTATATTGATTTCATTCGACGCGATACCCAAAATGGTTGACAAAATTGCCTGTACTTCCCTATTATGTAGATAGAAGATTAGATAGCAGGAACATGATGTACTTGCAGGAAAAAGGCAGACGATGATCGAGCTAGACGGTGAAAACTACCTGGATGGTAACGAAGCCAGCCGCTTGCTGGGCGTGAAGATGTCGACGCTTTACGCCTACGTGAGCAGGGGGATTCTCAAAAGCTACAAACAGGGCATCAAGCGGCAGCGCCTCTACAAGCAGGCCGAGCTTGAGGCTTTACTGCGCCTGCGTCCCAGCGATGTTCCTCTGCCGCAGACTCCTCCAAAGCAGACCAGAGATGATGCCGCGCCACAAAGAAAACTCACCGAAATCCCGCTCGCCGAGGACTGGATTCCATATACATAATGATGGTTTTTGACAAACTATTATAGCAATGGACGCCGGGCCGATTTATCGGCCTTGCGGGATTACCAGGGTTTATCACCACAATCGGAAAGTACTCCAGGCCGTGTCATTCTGAGCGCAGCGAAGAATCTCTGGCGCAATGGACACAGATTCTTCGCTCTCGCTCAGAATGACACGGCTGAACCAGTCGGATGACCGGTTTTGATCGTGAAAATTCATCATCGTTCAGTCACCTCGCTCAGCCGGCCAGAGTGACGTATATGCGGACTCAAAGTCGCCCACAAAGCCAGCATTATATAGCAGCCGCCGAATACCAGTATGGTTGAAATTGCGCCGATATCCTGTAACAGCACGCCTGCCAGCGCAATTCCCACGGGCCGCAGCCCATATGAAATCAGGCG
This genomic window contains:
- a CDS encoding ABC transporter ATP-binding protein codes for the protein MQESTMVEPTKAQSSPIAVEMRNITKTWPGVVANDHVDLIVRRGEIHALVGENGAGKTTLMNILYGLIHPDSGEIFVNGQRAHITGPRDAIHLGIGMVHQHFMLIPPLTVAENIVLGHEPGSPASVYDVKKSRELILQISKQYGLPIDPDTRVEKLSVGLQQRVEILKVLYRAADILIMDEPTGVLTPQETFELFGVLRGLVAQGKTIIFITHKLREVLELTDRVTVLRRGKNAGELITRETNQAEIARLMVGREVLLRVNKTPAHPGPVVLHVEDVHAQDDRGLEILHGVSFDVRAGEILGIAGVEGNGQSELVEALTGMRKITSGKITLTEVEDGQAVRTYDVTTMDAKAERRAGLAHIPEDRRGSGLVLTDSIADNMILGRANWPQFTWRGFVLLLKRILNWARKLILEFDIRTSSAEAPARSLSGGNQQKIIIAREFSANPMALIAAQPTRGVDIGAIEFIHRRIIEQRDAGKAVLLVSAELDEIRSLSDRIAVMYEGKIVDIVSPDATEEQLGILMTGGHL
- a CDS encoding chromate transporter; amino-acid sequence: MINPLIYFLLFLKASLFSSGGFSNLPSLHQDLLANGWATEADFGQSIAIGQISPGPNGLWVISLGYLTYGYLGALLALIAITIPALLVLLISAGYRRIEHRTWVQGAMHGISLAVVGLLLAVVWTILRQPGVDWKGLLIAAGAFGLALSRKVNILLILGLAGVVGYFLYR
- a CDS encoding chromate transporter, whose amino-acid sequence is MELQDPRPTIWQLFRIWVGIGLQSFGGGASTTFLIQRTFIERHKWLTMEEFLHLWNLCLLTPGINLLALTVLLGRKLGGTRGILASLAGLLLPSAAITCLLAALFQQIEHIAAVQAVLRGVVPATGGVMLLVGLNFALPLIRKGYKEGMIYLLGSGILMLACAAAVIFLKLSVVIVIIGTVFLGALLFSPRPAPLLKEGQEEQPHD
- a CDS encoding DUF2332 family protein, whose product is MQEVPEEPVLCLYHTFVINQFAREARERFAALMDAYGRKRDLYCVSIDAISTEGPRLRLLAYENGAKIERLLAYCNGHATWLEWLGT
- a CDS encoding citrate synthase/methylcitrate synthase; its protein translation is MTAETSTAIQEPRQNRGGLEGVVAATTALSKVEGTEGRLIYRGYNIHDLARTTSFEEIAYLLWFGQLPNRTQLVDLKVRLLAERSMPADVLQVLRNLPATTEPMDALRTAVSAWGAATIHGQPSLEQAIALTARFPVFLAAFHRLRNGLEPLESHPELGYAANYLYLLTGQVPKEEHVKALDAYLVLLADHGMNASTFTARIVASTGSDIVSAIVAAIGALKGPLHGGAPSKVRDMLQAIGTREQAEEWLKNALARGERLMGFGHRIYKTEDPRAEELRELARLADPQEFALARHVEELALALLHEQKPGRRLYTNVEYYSAVLLASVGLPGDMFTPTFAASRVAGWTAHILEQVGNNRLIRPESEYVGPMNLRFVPIEQR
- a CDS encoding helix-turn-helix domain-containing protein, translated to MIELDGENYLDGNEASRLLGVKMSTLYAYVSRGILKSYKQGIKRQRLYKQAELEALLRLRPSDVPLPQTPPKQTRDDAAPQRKLTEIPLAEDWIPYT